A section of the Rossellomorea marisflavi genome encodes:
- a CDS encoding nucleoside hydrolase, translated as MKRKLILDVDTGIDDAIGIILAVKSREFDLLGITTVNGNVSLDQATDNTLKVLDLLGETNLSVIKGADAPLIRPHFFEHGVHGEDGLGGELKDIAPSRPAEEGFAPDFIINSILNFPHEVTLVMTGPLTNLALAIKKCPQIVHYVKEVIFMGGVVKGPGNVTPTAEFNMVVDPEAVKIVLHAGFNDITQVGLDVTRHAILKEDHIQAIENPVIRQYIDNSTAQYRKRYFKRNGVDGCAMHDPLAVAVAIDQSLVKTEDFYVDVETRSELCDGQLVCDFQNRLEQDRNLSVCTEVDEAAFLRLFHSIVSS; from the coding sequence ATGAAGCGTAAACTGATACTTGATGTGGATACCGGCATAGATGATGCGATCGGCATCATCCTGGCAGTGAAAAGCAGGGAGTTCGATCTTCTTGGAATCACAACGGTGAATGGAAACGTGTCCCTGGATCAAGCAACGGACAATACGCTGAAGGTGTTGGATCTCCTCGGGGAAACCAATCTGTCTGTCATCAAAGGGGCCGACGCCCCTTTGATCAGGCCCCATTTCTTCGAACATGGGGTCCACGGGGAAGACGGACTTGGTGGGGAATTGAAAGACATCGCTCCATCAAGACCTGCAGAGGAAGGATTTGCTCCTGATTTCATCATTAATTCAATTCTGAATTTCCCTCATGAGGTCACACTTGTCATGACGGGTCCACTGACCAATCTGGCATTGGCGATTAAGAAATGCCCACAGATTGTCCACTACGTGAAAGAAGTCATTTTCATGGGCGGTGTGGTCAAAGGACCGGGGAATGTCACGCCGACGGCCGAGTTCAATATGGTGGTCGATCCGGAGGCTGTGAAGATTGTGCTTCACGCTGGCTTCAACGATATCACCCAGGTGGGGCTTGATGTCACCAGACACGCAATCCTGAAGGAAGACCATATCCAAGCGATTGAAAATCCCGTGATCCGTCAGTATATCGATAATAGCACGGCCCAATACCGTAAACGATATTTCAAACGGAACGGTGTGGACGGTTGTGCCATGCACGATCCGCTTGCGGTAGCGGTTGCCATCGACCAAAGTCTCGTCAAGACCGAGGATTTCTACGTCGATGTGGAAACGAGGAGCGAGCTATGTGATGGCCAACTCGTATGTGACTTCCAGAACAGGTTGGAGCAAGACAGGAATCTATCCGTCTGTACGGAGGTCGATGAAGCGGCTTTCCTACGATTATTCCATTCCATCGTTTCATCTTAA
- a CDS encoding ABC transporter substrate-binding protein, with protein sequence MKKFIVILTVASLFLLGACSGNGSGSKKDSKKLVISTWGFAEDFFDKEVYKPFEEENNVEIVLDTGNNADRLNKVRQGRGDVDVIFLSDYYAQQGIDDGLFAKIDHSKLENLDSIYDVAKAPLGEDYGPAYTIGQFGIAYNADEVKQPIKDWDDLWGNDLKASITIPGITSTSGPMMLDAASKVSGAGTFNEDQAFSQMKDILPNVVKEYGQTSEFVNMFSQGEIVAGPIMEMYFADLKKAVPSATFVSPEKGGYAVMNTVNVVKDSKNKEMAEKFIDYILSKEVQEKSAKAKVDSPVNTEVKLSEEEAEGLTYGEEVVEGLNTLDMEFVNQNSKQWIDRWNRELAN encoded by the coding sequence ATGAAAAAGTTCATCGTCATTCTCACCGTTGCGTCGCTTTTCCTACTGGGAGCATGCAGTGGTAATGGTTCAGGCAGTAAGAAGGATTCCAAGAAGCTCGTCATCTCCACATGGGGATTTGCTGAAGACTTCTTCGATAAAGAAGTGTATAAGCCGTTTGAAGAAGAGAACAATGTAGAAATCGTCCTCGACACGGGCAACAACGCAGATCGTTTGAATAAGGTCCGCCAAGGCCGCGGGGATGTGGACGTCATCTTCCTATCAGATTACTATGCGCAACAGGGGATCGATGATGGACTGTTTGCGAAGATTGATCATTCAAAGCTAGAAAATCTTGATTCCATCTATGATGTAGCCAAAGCTCCTCTTGGAGAAGACTATGGTCCCGCTTATACGATCGGTCAGTTCGGGATCGCCTATAATGCGGATGAAGTGAAACAACCGATCAAGGATTGGGATGATTTATGGGGCAATGACCTGAAGGCATCCATTACCATTCCGGGGATCACCTCCACAAGCGGTCCGATGATGCTTGATGCAGCATCGAAAGTCAGTGGGGCTGGCACATTCAATGAAGACCAAGCATTCAGTCAAATGAAAGACATCCTGCCAAATGTGGTGAAAGAATACGGCCAAACATCGGAATTCGTCAATATGTTCTCTCAGGGAGAGATCGTGGCTGGACCGATCATGGAAATGTATTTCGCCGATTTGAAAAAGGCCGTACCGAGTGCCACATTCGTTTCACCTGAAAAAGGCGGATATGCCGTCATGAATACGGTGAACGTCGTAAAAGATTCGAAGAATAAAGAGATGGCTGAAAAGTTCATCGATTATATATTGAGCAAAGAAGTACAAGAGAAGTCAGCGAAGGCCAAGGTCGATTCCCCTGTCAATACCGAAGTGAAGCTATCTGAGGAAGAAGCAGAGGGGTTGACGTACGGGGAAGAGGTTGTAGAAGGATTGAATACGCTGGATATGGAATTTGTGAATCAGAATTCCAAGCAGTGGATCGATCGCTGGAACCGTGAACTGGCAAACTAA
- the thrC gene encoding threonine synthase — MSWDGLIKEYGENLPVSGQTPGLTLHEGNTPLIKLENLSKEWGIDLHVKVEGANPTGSFKDRGMVLAVAKAVEEGSSTVICASTGNTSASAAAYAARAGLKCIVVIPEGKIAQGKLAQAVMYGAEIVSIEGNFDQALEIVRDLSRTEAVTLVNSVNPYRLEGQKTAAFEVVDTLGSAPDILAIPVGNAGNISAYWKGFKEYDGKKQSGLPRMFGFEASGAAPLVHDRVIEQPETLATAIRIGNPASWSLAVDALKESNGHINEVTDEEIIEAYQLLAKTEGIFAEPASCASIAGIRKSLQSGVLPKGSKVVAVLTGNGLKDPQTAIEYSPVIPAKLPNDREAVKDYIKGTMGVW, encoded by the coding sequence ATGAGTTGGGACGGACTGATCAAGGAGTATGGAGAGAACCTGCCTGTTTCGGGGCAAACACCCGGATTGACACTGCATGAAGGGAATACGCCCCTCATCAAGCTTGAAAACCTGTCCAAGGAATGGGGCATCGATCTTCATGTGAAGGTTGAAGGAGCCAATCCGACAGGATCCTTCAAGGATCGCGGGATGGTCCTGGCAGTGGCGAAGGCGGTCGAAGAAGGAAGCTCGACAGTCATCTGTGCATCCACCGGTAACACGTCAGCGTCTGCTGCAGCATACGCCGCACGTGCCGGACTCAAATGCATCGTCGTTATTCCTGAAGGTAAGATCGCACAAGGAAAACTTGCACAGGCGGTCATGTACGGTGCTGAGATCGTCTCCATTGAAGGGAATTTCGATCAAGCGTTGGAAATCGTCCGGGATCTTAGCCGGACCGAAGCGGTCACCCTGGTCAATTCAGTGAATCCATATCGGCTGGAAGGACAGAAGACGGCAGCCTTCGAGGTGGTGGATACGCTCGGCTCTGCCCCCGATATCCTGGCCATTCCTGTAGGGAACGCAGGGAATATCTCTGCTTACTGGAAAGGATTCAAGGAATACGACGGGAAGAAGCAATCAGGTCTTCCAAGGATGTTCGGATTCGAAGCATCCGGTGCCGCACCACTTGTTCATGACCGGGTGATCGAGCAGCCTGAAACCTTGGCGACGGCCATCAGAATCGGCAACCCGGCGAGCTGGTCGCTGGCAGTGGACGCCCTGAAGGAATCGAATGGACATATCAATGAGGTCACGGATGAAGAAATCATTGAAGCGTATCAGCTTCTTGCCAAGACAGAGGGGATCTTTGCCGAACCTGCCTCATGTGCTTCCATCGCAGGCATCCGCAAATCCCTCCAGTCAGGCGTGCTGCCTAAAGGATCGAAGGTTGTGGCCGTCCTCACGGGGAATGGCCTGAAGGATCCCCAGACAGCGATTGAATATAGTCCCGTCATTCCGGCGAAACTCCCGAATGATAGGGAAGCTGTGAAGGATTATATCAAGGGGACGATGGGGGTATGGTAG
- a CDS encoding DEAD/DEAH box helicase, with protein sequence MKATELIDHPAIQKTWDESSFGDMTPIQEKAIPKVLEGKDLICESPTGTGKTLAYLLPIIQAIDPSRKQAQAVIIAPSRELVMQIQQEITKWGKDTGVTGAAFIGGANIKKQLEKLKKKPHIIVGTTGRLLELMKLKKLKMHEVKTIVVDEFDLMITHEHVKEVREIIKSTLKERQVLFFSATLSPETSRVAEELLQDPELVKIDEKLDQPNVEHLYVYTELRDKIEALRNLAHFKDIKALVFFNQLDKLSEAEEKLKFKGVDLEVLAGESKKVERKASLDRFRAGKVPMLLTTDVAARGLDIQGVTHVVHFDFPTDTKQYIHRSGRTGRMGASGTVISLVSKREQSFLEKLGKEVDLSFNEKTIHGGQLKDPR encoded by the coding sequence ATGAAAGCAACTGAACTTATCGATCACCCAGCCATACAAAAGACGTGGGATGAATCCAGTTTTGGAGATATGACCCCGATCCAGGAAAAAGCCATCCCGAAGGTGCTTGAAGGAAAAGACCTTATCTGCGAGTCGCCGACAGGAACAGGAAAAACATTAGCCTATCTGCTTCCCATCATCCAGGCTATCGATCCTTCGAGAAAGCAGGCACAGGCAGTGATCATTGCCCCTTCAAGGGAACTGGTGATGCAAATTCAACAGGAAATTACTAAATGGGGCAAAGATACGGGCGTTACCGGTGCGGCCTTCATCGGTGGAGCAAATATCAAGAAGCAGCTGGAAAAGCTGAAAAAGAAGCCTCATATCATCGTCGGTACAACGGGACGTCTCCTGGAGCTCATGAAGCTGAAAAAACTGAAGATGCATGAAGTGAAAACCATCGTTGTGGATGAGTTCGACCTGATGATCACTCACGAGCATGTGAAAGAAGTCCGGGAAATCATCAAATCGACACTGAAGGAGAGACAGGTGCTCTTCTTCTCTGCAACTTTGTCACCGGAAACCTCAAGGGTGGCTGAAGAGCTCTTGCAGGATCCGGAATTAGTGAAGATCGATGAAAAATTGGACCAGCCGAATGTCGAGCATCTTTATGTGTACACAGAGCTCCGTGATAAGATCGAGGCGCTGAGAAATCTTGCTCATTTCAAGGACATAAAAGCCCTTGTATTTTTCAATCAGCTTGATAAACTTTCCGAGGCAGAAGAAAAGTTGAAATTTAAAGGCGTGGATCTGGAGGTACTTGCAGGGGAATCCAAGAAGGTGGAGAGGAAGGCATCTCTAGACCGCTTCAGGGCTGGGAAAGTCCCGATGCTCCTTACAACGGATGTGGCAGCGCGCGGCCTCGATATCCAAGGGGTCACCCACGTAGTTCATTTCGATTTCCCGACCGATACAAAGCAGTACATCCATCGTTCGGGCAGAACGGGAAGAATGGGAGCTTCAGGAACCGTCATTTCCCTGGTATCCAAACGTGAACAGAGCTTCCTTGAAAAGCTCGGAAAAGAAGTGGATTTATCGTTCAATGAAAAAACAATCCACGGCGGACAGCTGAAAGATCCGCGATAA
- a CDS encoding homoserine dehydrogenase, which translates to MESISIGLLGLGTVGSGVVKIVENHQDKLTHQIGCPVKVKKALVQELEKERDLKLGREVLTTDPAEVLNDPEIDIIVEVMGGIEATKEHLLSALKQRKHVVTANKDLMALHGPELLKTASENGCDLFYEASVAGGIPILRSLVDGLSSDRITKMMGIVNGTTNFILTKMTKEGSNFEEVLKEAQDLGYAEADPTADVGGLDAARKMAILSTLGFSMNVDLADVKVKGITGVTGEDIQYADQFDYTMKLIGYAHRDGEKVEVSVEPTLLQKEHPLASVNDEYNAVYVYGEAVGETMFYGPGAGSLPTATAVVSDMVGIMKNMRLGVNGKSAVHPQFTKKLKESSEIKSKHFLRLHVKDEVGVLSKLTSIFASHGVGFEKILQNPLATEGVAEIVVVTHQASLDHFEDILMELKDEETVHSIESTYRVEGGGKA; encoded by the coding sequence ATGGAATCCATATCAATCGGACTCTTGGGACTTGGAACAGTGGGGTCAGGGGTCGTTAAAATAGTAGAGAATCATCAGGATAAGCTGACCCATCAGATCGGCTGCCCGGTAAAAGTGAAAAAAGCACTCGTCCAGGAACTTGAGAAGGAAAGAGATCTGAAGCTCGGAAGGGAGGTCCTCACAACGGATCCAGCCGAAGTCCTGAACGATCCTGAGATTGATATTATCGTAGAGGTCATGGGAGGCATCGAGGCTACAAAGGAACACCTTCTATCCGCACTGAAGCAGAGAAAGCATGTTGTGACGGCCAACAAGGATCTTATGGCTCTCCATGGACCGGAACTATTGAAGACAGCATCTGAAAATGGCTGCGACCTTTTCTACGAGGCGAGCGTAGCAGGTGGGATCCCGATACTCAGAAGCCTGGTAGACGGGCTCTCTTCCGATCGAATCACGAAAATGATGGGAATCGTCAACGGCACGACGAACTTCATCCTTACCAAAATGACGAAAGAAGGCAGCAATTTTGAAGAGGTGCTGAAAGAAGCTCAGGACCTTGGGTATGCGGAAGCCGATCCAACGGCAGACGTAGGAGGTCTCGATGCTGCAAGGAAGATGGCGATCCTCTCCACGCTCGGTTTTTCCATGAATGTTGATCTTGCAGATGTCAAGGTTAAAGGGATCACAGGAGTGACGGGCGAAGATATTCAATACGCAGATCAATTCGACTATACGATGAAGCTCATCGGGTATGCCCATCGGGACGGGGAGAAGGTGGAGGTGAGCGTCGAACCGACCTTGCTGCAGAAGGAACATCCTCTTGCTTCTGTCAATGATGAGTATAATGCCGTATATGTGTATGGAGAAGCCGTAGGTGAAACGATGTTCTATGGACCGGGTGCAGGAAGCCTTCCTACGGCTACTGCGGTCGTATCAGATATGGTGGGGATCATGAAGAATATGAGGCTTGGAGTCAACGGGAAGAGCGCGGTCCATCCCCAGTTCACTAAGAAGCTCAAGGAGTCGTCTGAAATCAAATCGAAGCATTTCCTTCGTCTCCATGTAAAGGATGAGGTGGGCGTGCTATCGAAGCTGACCAGCATTTTTGCTTCTCACGGGGTAGGATTTGAAAAAATCCTTCAAAACCCATTGGCAACGGAGGGAGTAGCCGAAATCGTCGTGGTGACCCATCAGGCCTCCCTGGATCATTTCGAGGACATCCTTATGGAACTGAAAGACGAAGAAACGGTACATTCCATCGAGAGCACTTACAGAGTAGAAGGAGGCGGAAAGGCATGA
- the thrB gene encoding homoserine kinase gives MVGEGRSWKITVPASTANLGPGFDSIGLSLNLYLNLDAEEAERWEVIALSPELKEFPKDEEHFIVCVAMEVAGRHGKVHPPCKLSVESMIPLTRGLGSSAAAVIAGVELANAACGLNLTMLEKLKEANRFEGHPDNVGASLYGGLVIATQSGEDLELVSIQNPAFDVVAVIPPTELKTSEAREALPDELSFTESVLAGSVSNVLVAALLNGDLETAGRMMKADRYHQPYRKSLLPHYDLVERTALEAGAFGVALSGAGPTIACFTGKGEGADLANEIKQSFPHMLVRHLLITSEGSSVLEQPKVRPFTL, from the coding sequence ATGGTAGGCGAAGGGCGCTCTTGGAAAATCACTGTTCCAGCCAGTACGGCGAATCTTGGACCGGGTTTTGATTCCATCGGCCTTTCACTGAACCTCTATCTGAACCTTGATGCCGAGGAAGCGGAGCGATGGGAGGTTATTGCCCTTTCACCGGAACTTAAAGAGTTCCCGAAGGATGAGGAGCATTTCATCGTATGTGTGGCCATGGAAGTAGCAGGACGTCATGGTAAGGTCCATCCGCCGTGCAAGCTGTCCGTGGAGAGCATGATCCCGCTCACTCGGGGACTCGGATCGAGTGCCGCAGCCGTCATTGCCGGGGTTGAACTGGCGAATGCCGCCTGTGGGCTGAACCTGACGATGCTTGAGAAGCTGAAGGAAGCCAATCGATTTGAAGGCCATCCTGATAATGTGGGAGCATCCCTTTACGGAGGACTTGTGATTGCGACTCAGTCGGGAGAGGATTTGGAACTCGTATCGATTCAAAATCCTGCTTTTGATGTGGTCGCCGTCATTCCCCCGACGGAGCTGAAAACTTCTGAGGCACGGGAAGCACTGCCCGATGAGCTTTCATTCACTGAATCGGTCCTTGCAGGATCCGTATCCAACGTCCTGGTCGCCGCCCTCCTGAATGGTGATCTTGAAACAGCCGGCAGGATGATGAAGGCGGATCGCTACCATCAGCCATACCGCAAAAGCCTCTTACCACATTATGATCTGGTGGAAAGGACTGCACTCGAAGCAGGGGCATTCGGCGTCGCTCTAAGTGGGGCCGGCCCTACGATTGCTTGCTTTACCGGGAAGGGGGAAGGGGCGGATCTTGCTAACGAAATCAAGCAGTCATTTCCCCATATGCTCGTCCGTCACCTTCTGATTACATCCGAAGGCAGCTCTGTCCTTGAGCAGCCGAAGGTCCGTCCTTTCACGCTATAA
- a CDS encoding ATP-binding protein, translated as MGQAKWIAARIALMYFLVGLLWIFLSDYVSIHLAKENLGLYIYSQRFKGWFFILITGVVLYFLVHKTTREITLANERLRKKEVQLESRNQHYHSLIEQNPDAFIELSLNGQVIYVNGEAEKLLESSMDRLKSVSFSQYLEKNDLNLLKGHHSQTLKGVPSTFETTIHLGVRSKLVRCSFVPIIINDEVTGMFAIARDITRERKNEEMALASEKLSVIGQLAAAVAHEIRNPLTSLKGFIQLLKTSNEVQSSYLDIMHQEVDRIDLISGEMLILGKQQDIPFRPHRIDQLLSHVLVLMEAQAHMDNVSMTFRNKGLEDMLVMGEGNQLKQVFINIIKNGVESIPENRNGHVCITLGSSDDHAFIYVEDNGTGMDPERVERLGEPFYSTKEKGTGLGLAVCQKIIQRHKGSLTFKTEKDVGTTVEIRLPLWKGSTCADAEERNVT; from the coding sequence ATGGGACAAGCTAAATGGATAGCCGCACGAATTGCGTTGATGTATTTTCTGGTCGGATTGCTTTGGATTTTCTTATCTGACTATGTGTCGATTCATCTGGCAAAGGAGAATCTGGGTTTATATATATACTCCCAACGCTTTAAAGGGTGGTTTTTCATCCTCATCACAGGCGTAGTACTCTATTTCCTTGTCCATAAGACCACACGTGAAATCACACTTGCCAATGAGCGGTTGCGTAAGAAAGAAGTCCAGCTTGAAAGCAGGAATCAGCACTATCATTCCCTTATTGAGCAAAATCCCGACGCCTTCATTGAGTTATCCTTGAACGGTCAGGTCATCTATGTGAATGGTGAGGCGGAAAAGCTCCTTGAATCGTCCATGGATCGCCTCAAGTCGGTTTCGTTCAGCCAATACTTAGAAAAGAACGATCTGAACCTGTTGAAAGGACACCATTCCCAAACATTGAAAGGTGTGCCTTCAACATTTGAAACGACCATCCACCTTGGTGTTCGGTCAAAATTGGTGCGATGTTCCTTTGTCCCCATCATCATCAATGACGAAGTGACCGGTATGTTTGCCATTGCCCGGGATATCACCCGTGAGAGGAAAAACGAGGAAATGGCACTCGCCTCGGAAAAGCTTTCGGTCATCGGACAGCTGGCTGCAGCTGTCGCCCATGAAATCAGGAATCCATTGACCTCACTAAAGGGCTTCATCCAGCTGTTGAAAACGTCAAATGAAGTGCAGTCATCATACTTGGATATCATGCATCAAGAAGTCGACAGGATCGATCTGATCTCAGGAGAAATGCTCATACTCGGTAAACAACAGGATATCCCGTTTCGTCCTCACCGTATCGACCAATTATTATCCCATGTCCTCGTACTGATGGAAGCGCAGGCACATATGGATAATGTGTCCATGACCTTTCGCAACAAGGGACTTGAAGACATGCTGGTGATGGGCGAGGGCAATCAGCTTAAGCAAGTATTCATCAATATTATCAAGAATGGTGTGGAATCCATACCGGAGAATCGGAACGGACATGTGTGCATTACGTTAGGCAGTTCCGATGATCACGCCTTCATATATGTAGAAGATAACGGTACAGGAATGGATCCGGAGCGTGTGGAGCGACTCGGAGAACCATTCTACTCGACAAAAGAAAAAGGGACCGGACTTGGACTTGCTGTATGTCAAAAAATCATCCAGCGCCATAAAGGCTCCTTAACATTTAAAACAGAAAAAGATGTCGGTACAACGGTGGAAATCCGCCTTCCATTATGGAAAGGAAGTACATGTGCCGATGCAGAAGAGAGGAATGTAACATGA
- a CDS encoding UvrD-helicase domain-containing protein, translating into MNNVLTHYSIYPFDADKKEIPVAPLQNGQTSEALVAPDEEDSYYFRILESAGIQLNQAQIEAVRHGEGPCLTLAGAGTGKTTVLVSRTGYLMTVKGIEPQHILLVTFTKKAADEMKQRITRLPGTEGGHRVHASTFHALFLHLLRSRQYTQEVIGNERYKQILLKQIQRGMNIQNPYDAETLLAKLSHYKLNKFDLRELPEETKTEKETRSILLKYEEWKRMNHKMDFDDILTEAHELLMMNPNLLQTLQHRFRYVMVDEFQDTNLVQYELVKLIAAHGNLFVVGDDDQTIYSFNGARNEFILDFDEEFPDSKVVTLQENYRSDASIIGLGNEVIGRNGQRRDKTLIATKPEAEKPLYSRPSTVDEEAQWIAEEIKRLVESGYQYQDVTILHRTMSSGRAVFEELLLKEIPFTPYNQKDSLFYDNWMVKPVVDHLRLAIVPRNFSAMESILPTLFINKERGMTQIRQGETKEQSPNPLLHVTKIPGLKPFQVKSINERISFLKMIRDHSPQQAIKRIRRDFYHRYMDAKESNIVTEQKEMIKEMLDELEGSAKRFETIASFIAFIDEMKKKYEEVYSDQYRQSDSVSLMTIHRSKGLEFPVVFLIGAIEGNLPHSSALKADHLEDKVLKDVKKSEKLEKAIEEERRLAYVAITRAKERLYISSPAYYQGETRPCSRFISDIFKTEPVKAPVKKPKEDSVYISIDAWICTQPRCIAWQRIAPGESASTKECPICMGDMKPGRKEVTI; encoded by the coding sequence TTGAATAACGTATTGACCCACTATTCCATCTACCCATTCGATGCCGATAAGAAAGAGATTCCCGTTGCCCCGTTACAAAACGGGCAGACGTCGGAGGCTCTTGTGGCACCTGATGAGGAAGATTCATATTATTTTAGAATATTAGAGAGCGCGGGGATTCAGTTGAATCAGGCGCAGATCGAAGCCGTCCGTCACGGGGAAGGGCCGTGCCTGACCCTTGCTGGTGCAGGGACGGGTAAGACGACTGTCCTGGTGAGCAGGACCGGCTATCTGATGACGGTGAAGGGAATCGAACCCCAGCATATCCTGCTGGTGACCTTCACGAAGAAGGCTGCCGATGAGATGAAGCAGCGGATCACCCGTCTTCCGGGGACTGAAGGCGGACACCGGGTGCACGCCAGTACATTCCATGCCCTCTTCCTTCATCTTCTGCGCTCCAGACAGTACACGCAGGAAGTCATCGGGAATGAGCGATACAAACAGATCCTGTTGAAGCAGATCCAGCGCGGGATGAACATCCAGAATCCCTATGATGCAGAGACGCTCCTTGCCAAGCTTTCTCATTACAAATTGAACAAATTCGATTTGCGTGAGCTTCCAGAGGAGACGAAAACCGAAAAAGAAACACGGAGCATCCTCCTCAAATATGAGGAGTGGAAACGGATGAACCATAAGATGGACTTCGATGATATCCTCACGGAGGCACATGAACTCCTCATGATGAATCCGAATCTCCTTCAGACGCTGCAGCATCGTTTCCGCTATGTGATGGTCGATGAGTTCCAGGATACAAACCTTGTGCAGTACGAGCTGGTCAAATTGATCGCAGCGCATGGGAATCTTTTCGTGGTGGGGGATGATGACCAGACGATCTACTCCTTCAACGGAGCCAGGAATGAGTTCATCCTCGACTTTGATGAAGAGTTTCCCGATTCTAAAGTCGTCACCCTTCAAGAGAATTACCGCTCCGATGCTTCCATCATCGGTCTCGGCAATGAAGTGATCGGCCGCAATGGACAGCGCCGGGACAAAACGTTGATTGCGACGAAGCCTGAGGCGGAAAAGCCTCTCTATTCCAGGCCGTCGACCGTCGATGAGGAAGCACAGTGGATCGCTGAAGAGATCAAGCGCCTCGTCGAAAGCGGCTATCAGTATCAGGACGTGACGATCCTGCACCGGACCATGAGCAGCGGCCGAGCTGTATTCGAAGAACTCCTGCTGAAGGAAATCCCGTTCACCCCATACAACCAAAAGGATTCCCTCTTCTATGATAACTGGATGGTGAAGCCCGTCGTGGATCATCTGCGACTCGCCATCGTACCGAGGAACTTCTCTGCGATGGAATCCATCCTTCCGACCCTTTTCATCAACAAGGAAAGGGGGATGACCCAGATCCGGCAGGGTGAGACGAAGGAGCAGAGCCCGAATCCGCTCCTTCACGTCACGAAGATCCCTGGGCTGAAACCGTTCCAGGTGAAATCGATCAATGAAAGGATCTCGTTCTTGAAGATGATCCGTGACCACTCCCCTCAGCAGGCGATCAAACGGATCAGGAGGGACTTTTACCATCGGTATATGGATGCGAAAGAGTCCAATATCGTGACGGAGCAGAAGGAAATGATCAAGGAAATGCTCGATGAGCTGGAGGGTTCGGCAAAGCGTTTCGAGACGATCGCAAGCTTCATCGCGTTCATTGATGAAATGAAAAAGAAGTATGAAGAAGTCTATTCTGATCAGTACAGACAGTCCGATAGCGTGTCTCTTATGACCATCCACCGTTCCAAGGGACTTGAATTTCCCGTCGTGTTCCTGATCGGGGCCATCGAGGGGAACCTCCCCCACTCCTCTGCCTTGAAAGCAGATCATCTGGAGGACAAGGTCCTGAAGGATGTGAAAAAGTCCGAAAAGCTTGAGAAGGCCATCGAGGAGGAGCGTCGGCTCGCCTATGTAGCCATTACGAGGGCTAAGGAGCGTCTTTACATATCATCCCCTGCCTATTATCAAGGGGAGACCCGCCCTTGTTCCCGGTTTATCAGTGATATTTTCAAAACGGAGCCGGTGAAGGCGCCTGTGAAGAAGCCCAAGGAAGATTCAGTCTATATTTCCATCGATGCCTGGATCTGCACCCAGCCGAGGTGCATTGCATGGCAACGGATCGCCCCAGGCGAGAGCGCTTCGACTAAGGAGTGCCCGATCTGTATGGGGGATATGAAGCCCGGAAGGAAAGAAGTCACGATCTAA
- a CDS encoding methyltransferase domain-containing protein yields the protein MNEWNASQYLMFGDERTQPSIDLIGRIDHVDPRRVLDIGCGPGNGTERLHLRYPDADVYGIDSSIAMIEAARQAYPRMRFDLCDASKDLPSLDRGYDIVFSNAVIQWIPDHGKLLGEMFQLLNDGGTLAVQMPINEGSPAFRVINEVIRDPKWGFTEKEFSQTNKLPVGDYVDILSGLTDVFSVWETSYYHRMKEHEEILEWVKGTKLLPFLKALEADEAKKQAFQREILEGIKGQYSRQVNGEIMFRFKRLFFTAKK from the coding sequence ATGAATGAGTGGAATGCTTCTCAGTATTTGATGTTTGGAGATGAACGGACACAGCCGTCGATTGATTTGATTGGGCGGATCGATCATGTGGATCCCCGCCGGGTGCTTGATATTGGCTGTGGGCCGGGTAACGGGACGGAGCGGTTGCATCTCCGCTATCCGGATGCAGATGTGTATGGAATTGATTCTTCTATTGCGATGATTGAGGCAGCGAGGCAGGCATATCCCCGTATGCGGTTTGATTTGTGTGATGCGTCCAAAGACCTGCCGTCATTGGATCGTGGGTATGATATTGTCTTCTCAAACGCCGTGATCCAATGGATTCCCGATCATGGGAAGTTGCTGGGGGAGATGTTCCAATTGCTGAACGATGGGGGGACGCTTGCTGTGCAGATGCCGATCAATGAGGGGTCTCCTGCTTTCCGGGTGATCAACGAAGTGATCCGTGATCCGAAATGGGGGTTTACGGAGAAGGAATTCTCTCAGACGAATAAGCTGCCAGTCGGGGATTACGTAGATATCCTGTCGGGGCTTACAGACGTATTTTCTGTGTGGGAAACTTCCTATTATCATAGGATGAAGGAGCATGAGGAAATCCTGGAATGGGTTAAGGGGACGAAGCTCCTTCCCTTTTTGAAGGCCCTTGAGGCGGATGAAGCGAAAAAACAAGCCTTTCAGCGGGAGATCCTTGAGGGGATTAAGGGGCAATATTCCAGACAAGTCAACGGCGAAATCATGTTTCGCTTTAAACGACTGTTCTTCACAGCAAAAAAATAA